In the Oryza glaberrima chromosome 6, OglaRS2, whole genome shotgun sequence genome, one interval contains:
- the LOC127776696 gene encoding uncharacterized protein LOC127776696 isoform X1, whose translation MRDVGTPADRDHSSSGSASTSAQAKKPASTNAEEPSSPTRGGQQQDSRRLRTLSDPELDLLITLKDLAMVCTENASLAVLGHDYDLPTLRALGIVLLETLKERLKETSIDPSVFDRLALLSDSDAYFPSIASDSESEGVRSKTPMGANGKRKQTQAGWLSEEGRKKRTPASQR comes from the exons ATGAGGGACGTCGGCACACCAGCAGACCGTGACCACAGCAGCTCAGGCTCAGCCTCAACCTCAGCTCAG GCTAAAAAACCTGCGTCTACCAACGCTGAAGAGCCATCATCTCCTACTCGTGGCGGGCAGCAACAAGACTCACGACGGCTCCGGACCCTCTCCGACCCCGAGCTT GATTTGCTCATCACCTTGAAGGATTTGGCCATGGTATGCACGGAAAATGCCAGCCTCGCTGTGCTTGGTCACgactatgatcttcccacgcTGCGTGCTCTTG GGATTGTTTTGCTGGAAACTTTGAAAGAACGACTTAAGGAAACCTCAATTGATCCAAGTGTTTTTGATAGACTGGCTCTCTTAAGTGATTCTGATGCGTATTTTCCCAGCATTGCGAGTGACTCTGAGTCTGAGGGAGTCAGATCCAAGACGCCAATGGGTGCCAATGGAAAAAGGAAGCAGACGCAGGCTGG GTGGCTCAGCGAGGAAGGtagaaagaaaagaacaccgGCGAGTCAAAGATAG
- the LOC127776696 gene encoding uncharacterized protein LOC127776696 isoform X2, with protein sequence MRDVGTPADRDHSSSGSASTSAQAKKPASTNAEEPSSPTRGGQQQDSRRLRTLSDPELDLAMVCTENASLAVLGHDYDLPTLRALGIVLLETLKERLKETSIDPSVFDRLALLSDSDAYFPSIASDSESEGVRSKTPMGANGKRKQTQAGWLSEEGRKKRTPASQR encoded by the exons ATGAGGGACGTCGGCACACCAGCAGACCGTGACCACAGCAGCTCAGGCTCAGCCTCAACCTCAGCTCAG GCTAAAAAACCTGCGTCTACCAACGCTGAAGAGCCATCATCTCCTACTCGTGGCGGGCAGCAACAAGACTCACGACGGCTCCGGACCCTCTCCGACCCCGAGCTT GATTTGGCCATGGTATGCACGGAAAATGCCAGCCTCGCTGTGCTTGGTCACgactatgatcttcccacgcTGCGTGCTCTTG GGATTGTTTTGCTGGAAACTTTGAAAGAACGACTTAAGGAAACCTCAATTGATCCAAGTGTTTTTGATAGACTGGCTCTCTTAAGTGATTCTGATGCGTATTTTCCCAGCATTGCGAGTGACTCTGAGTCTGAGGGAGTCAGATCCAAGACGCCAATGGGTGCCAATGGAAAAAGGAAGCAGACGCAGGCTGG GTGGCTCAGCGAGGAAGGtagaaagaaaagaacaccgGCGAGTCAAAGATAG
- the LOC127776696 gene encoding uncharacterized protein LOC127776696 isoform X3: MRDVGTPADRDHSSSGSASTSAQAKKPASTNAEEPSSPTRGGQQQDSRRLRTLSDPELDLLITLKDLAMVCTENASLAVLGHDYDLPTLRALALRVTLSLRESDPRRQWVPMEKGSRRRLGGSARKVERKEHRRVKDSSEQA, from the exons ATGAGGGACGTCGGCACACCAGCAGACCGTGACCACAGCAGCTCAGGCTCAGCCTCAACCTCAGCTCAG GCTAAAAAACCTGCGTCTACCAACGCTGAAGAGCCATCATCTCCTACTCGTGGCGGGCAGCAACAAGACTCACGACGGCTCCGGACCCTCTCCGACCCCGAGCTT GATTTGCTCATCACCTTGAAGGATTTGGCCATGGTATGCACGGAAAATGCCAGCCTCGCTGTGCTTGGTCACgactatgatcttcccacgcTGCGTGCTCTTG CATTGCGAGTGACTCTGAGTCTGAGGGAGTCAGATCCAAGACGCCAATGGGTGCCAATGGAAAAAGGAAGCAGACGCAGGCTGG GTGGCTCAGCGAGGAAGGtagaaagaaaagaacaccgGCGAGTCAAAGATAGCAGTGAGCAAGCATAG
- the LOC127776693 gene encoding uncharacterized protein LOC127776693, which yields MHLGRIAIQLHASAPLLFSRRATATALVLPHSRRAAFAMAATPPVARKVPRELAQHGDVRVDNYYWLRDDSRSHPDVLAHLRAENLYTATIMSDVKNLEDEIYAEIRARIKEDDIGAPLRKGQYYYYNRTLTGKEYVQHCRRLVPTDAPVTVYDVMPTGPNAPHEHIILDENVKAEGHDYYSIGAFKVSPNGKLVAYAQDTKGDEIYTVYVIDAESGKFVGQPLEGITSDIEWAGDDHLVYITMDAILRPDKVWLHMLESNQSDDICLYHEKDDMFSLGLQTSESKQYLFVESGSKNTSFIFYLDISKQSKELVVLTPRVYGIDTTASHRGNHFYIKRRSEEFYNSELIACPLDNVAETTVLLPHRESVKIQSFQLFENHIAVYERQNGLPKVTAYRLPATGEPIGQLQGGREIDFVDPAYDVEPEQSQFGSSVVRFHYSSMRTPPSVFDYDMDSGVSVLKKIDTVLGGFDASNYVTERNWAAASDGTQIPMTILYRKDRVNLDGSDPMLLYGYGSYEICIDPSFGRSRFSLVDRGFIYVIAHIRGGGEMGRKWYEDGKLLNKRNTFTDFIACAEHLIENKYCSKEKLCINGRSAGGLLMGAVLNMRPDLFKAAVAGVPFVDVLTTMLDPTIPLTTSEWEEWGDPRKEEYYYYMKSYSPVDNVKAQGYPNILVTAGLNDPRVMYSEPAKYVAKLRELKTDDNLLLFKCELGAGHFSKSGRFEKLREDAFTYAFILKALGMAPKAAL from the exons ATGCACCTCGGCCGCATCGCGATCCAACTCCACGCCTCCGCGCCGCTTCTCTTCAGCCGCCGTGCAACTGCAACTGCACTTGTCCTCCCACATTCGCGGCGGGCCGccttcgccatggccgccacgccgccggtggCCAGGAAGGTGCCGCGGGAACTCGCCCAGCACGGCGACGTCCGCGTGGACAACTACTACTGGCTCCGCGACGACTCCCGCTCCCACCCCGACGTCCTCGCCCACCTCCGTGCCGAGAATCTCTACACCGCCACCATCATGTCTG ATGTCAAGAACCTCGAGGATGAAATATATGCTGAAATTAGAGCAAGAATCAAGGAAGATGATATAGGAGCGCCTCTTCGCAAAGGCCAGTATTACTACTATAACAGAACACTGACTGGCAAGGAGTATGTGCAACACTGCAGGCGTCTCGTGCCAACTGATGCTCCTGTTACAGTCTATGATGTCATGCCCACAGGACCCAATGCTCCTCATGAGCATATTATTTTGGATGAGAATGTAAAGGCCGAGGGCCATGACTACTATAGCATTGGGGCTTTCAAG GTCAGTCCTAATGGTAAGCTAGTTGCTTATGCACAAGACACTAAAGGTGATGAAATTTACACTGTTTATGTTATTGATGCGGAGAGTGGAAAATTTGTTGGCCAACCACTTGAAGGAATTACTTCTGACATTGAGTGGGCTGGTGATGACCACCTTGTTTACATAACAATGGACGCCATTCTCCGCCCAGATAAA GTATGGTTGCACATGTTAGAGTCTAATCAGTCAGATGATATTTGTTTGTATCATGAAAAAGATGACATGTTTTCACTTGGCCTCCAAACTTCTGAAAGCAAGCAGTATTTGTTTGTTGAATCTGGAAGCAAAAACACAAGCTTTATATTCTACTTGGATATATCCAAACAAAGCAAGGAGCTTGTGGTTTTAACTCCTCGTGTTTATGGTATTGATACAACAGCCAGTCATCGTGGAAACCATTTCTATATTAAGAGGAGAAGTGAGGAATTCTACAACTCTGAGTTGATTGCTTGCCCATTGGATAATGTAGCTGAGACCACTGTCTTGCTACCACACAGAGAAAG TGTGAAAATACAGAGTTTCCAGCTCTTTGAGAATCATATTGCTGTATATGAACGTCAAAATGGTCTACCGAAAGTTACTGCTTATCGCCTACCAGCCACTGGAGAGCCAATTGGGCAACTTCAGGGAGGTCGGGAGATTGATTTTGTTGATCCAGCATATGACGTGGAACCTGAGCAATCACAGTTTGGTTCATCTGTTGTTCGGTTCCATTATAGCTCAATGAGGACCCCACCCTCGGTTTTCGACTATGACATGGATTCAGGAGTGTCTGTGCTGAAGAAGATTGATACT gttttagGTGGATTTGATGCATCAAACTATGTAACAGAAAGAAACTGGGCTGCCGCTTCTGATGGCACTCAAATACCCATGACCATTCTATACAGAAAAGATCGGGTGAATCTTGATGGCTCAGACCCAATGCTGCTATATGGCTATGGCTCCTACGAG ATATGTATAGATCCGAGTTTTGGGAGATCGAGATTCTCTCTAGTTGATAGGGGCTTTATATATGTGATAGCTCATATTCGTGGAGGTGGTGAAATGGGACGTAAGTGGTATGAGGATGGGAAGCTGTTGAATAAGAGAAACACATTCACTGATTTCATTGCTTGTGCTGAGCACTTGATAGAAAACAAGTACTGTTCCAAGGAAAAGCTTTGCATCAACGGAAGAAGTGCAGGTGGCCTATTGATGGGTGCTGTCCTAAATATGAGGCCTGATTTATTCAAGGCAGCTGTTGCTGGAGTCCCTTTTGTTGATGTTCTTACCACTATGCTTGATCCAACTATCCCGTTGACTACATCGGAGTGGGAG GAGTGGGGTGATCCAAGGAAAGAAGAATACTACTACTATATGAAATCATATTCTCCCGTTGATAAC GTAAAAGCACAAGGGTACCCTAACATCCTTGTCACTGCTGGCTTAAATG ATCCTCGTGTGATGTACTCGGAACCGGCGAAATATGTCGCAAAGCTAAGGGAACTGAAAACGGATGACAATCTTCTGTTATTCAAGTGCGAACTTGGTGCTGGGCACTTCTCAAAATCGGGAAG GTTTGAGAAACTACGAGAAGATGCGTTTACTTATGCGTTTATCCTCAAGGCACTGGGAATGGCTCCAAAGGCAGCGTTGTAA